TTTAAGTTTTCCACATTTGTGTATCTCTTCTATTAATTATTTCCACTTTTTTCCATATTTGTTGTTTTCTAAATTGAATTGTCCTGGTGGAATAGGATAAGTGCCTTCACACTTAGTTTTGGATCGTGATAACTATAAACATTAATGTGAAATGTCATTTATGAAACTTGTTTTCTTGAAcaacaattttaaaaatacttttgaccaattaaaaatgagaaaatcgaaCATTCTTTTTGgaacatatatattttcttcattACCTAACACATTTTGATGGATGAAGAAATTTTCAACATGTTACAGTACATATTACTTGTTTTGACTGGTTGTTAGTGACAAAGAAATTTACTTGGATATATTACTGTGGGGTTCTGATGCAGGGTGCGtaggtgttttttttttaaaaaaaaaagctttTGTCCTTCTCTATTCTTTCTTTATAGTTGTTGATTCTTCTTTTCCATTCAAGTGGGCTATGTGATTCACTTttatctcctttttttttcttccaataATTCTAATGACAAGTGGAGTAGAGCATTAATAATTCACAGAAACAATtctctttcattttctttctatttcttcATCTTATAATTACCACAAAGTTTGTGATTACTTTTTCAGATCAACATCCATggcatcttcttcttctattgtgAGTGATTCACAATACTGTCCTCGATGGAAGTACGATGTCTTTCTAAGTTTTAGAGGTAAAGATACCCGTAAGAAATTTATGGGTCACTTGTATGAAGGTTTGAAAAACATGGGAATATTTGCCTTTCAAGATGATAAACGGCTAGAGCAAGGCGATTCCATCTCAGAAGAACTCTTGAAAGCTATCGAAGAGTCTCAAGTTGCACTCGTCGTTTTCTCAAGGAATTATGCAACATCAAGATGGTGCTTGAATGAACTAGTGAAGATCATGGAATGCAAGGAGGAAGAAAATGGACAAACAGTCATACCGATCTTCTATGATGTGGATCCATCACATGTTCGATACCAAAGAGAGAGTTTTGCAGAAGCATTTGCCAAACATGAATCGAGGTATGAGGATGATGTTGAGGGGATGCAGAAGGTGCAAGCATGGAGAACTGCCTTAACTGCTGCCGCAAATCTAAAAGGATATGATATCCATGATGGGTGAGTTGAAAACACATCAATTGAAAAGAATACTACCTATATATACTATATTACTATTGAACAAACCTCAAAAATGAGTCAAGACAgaatcttatatatattttttcatatttcccTAATAATGAATGATGgttgattatatatttatatcagtAAGAAGGGATAATATTCTGATTAATTCTTCAAGAGTTTGATTTATCATAATTATGGAGTACTCTATAATGTGAAATACTACCTTTTATTCTTGATTCTCTTATCTGTATATATCAGcaatattcttcttcttttttataggATTGAATCAGAGTGTATTCAACATATTGTTGACCAAGTTTCGTCCAAATTATGCAAGGCTTCAGTATCTTATTTGCGAAATGTTGTGGGAATAGATACTCATTTAGAGAAAGTAAAATCCTTACTAGAGATGGAAATCAGTGATGTTCGGATTGTGGGGATCTGGGGAATGGGAGGAGTTGGTAAAACGACAATAGCAAGGGCTATTTTCGATACAAACATGAATCAATTTGATGGTGCTTGTTTTCTTGCGGATATTAAAGAAAACAAATCTGGAATGCATTCTTTGCAAAATATCCTTCTCTCAGAGCTGTTGAGGAAAAACGATAATTATGTGAATAATAAGGAAGATGGAAAGCACATGATAGCTCGTAGACTTCGATTTAAGAAAGTTTTAGTTGTTCTTGATGACATAGATCACAATGATCATTTGGATAACTTAGCAGGGGATCTTGATTGGTTTGGCAAGGGCAGTAGGATTATTGCAACAACTAGAGATAAGCATTTGATAGGAAAGAATGATGTAGTATATGAAGTGACTACACTACTTGACCATGATGCTATTAAATTGTTCCATCAATATGCTTTCAAAGAAGAAGCTCCAGGTGAATGTTTTGAGAAGCTCTCATTGGAGGTTGTAAGTCATGCTCAAGGCCTTCCTTTAGCCCTAAAAGTGTGGGGTTCTTTCTTACATAATAGAGGGACATAACTGTGTGGAGAAGTGCTATAGAACAAATGAAAATGAACTCTAAATAAGAAATCGTTGAAAATCTCAAAATTAGCTATGATGGACTGGAGATCACACAACAAGACATATTTCTAGATATAGCATGCTTCCTACGAGGGAATAAAAAAGATTACATCATGTCAATTCTTGAGAGCTGTTATTTTGGAGTAAATATTGAATTGAGTGTCCTAATTGACAAATCTCTTGTGTTCATCTCTGACAACAATATAGTTCaaattaggggtgtacatggaccaggttgattcagattttttacaaatcgaaccaaaccatttatgtcgggttattaaatctataaaccaaaccaaaccaataaaagtagggtttttcgatatcaatttttctcgggttttttcgggtttctcgggttttttggattttttcggatttctcgggtttttcatagtatttaataaaaagcacaaaacagtgcttcttaaaaagagttctaatacaatatatcaacatataagatggagacagaatactgtttgaagttttaactttataatataactttataagatgctttttttgtatattatttagatgagtttctcaagtccaaatttaaatgtaagaaagaaaacaaaaattatgaaaaattttaagaaaatatttatatattacattttaataaatccagaccccacattgtgggattttcaCTGGGTCGttattacattttaataaatatttttatgtataacataatttaaaagtagtatatctataatcggatcggtttgggttcggtttgactttttttagttaaaaccaaaccaaccctataatggtcgggtttattttccaaacaccaaaccaagtcaaaccaaatcactagtcgagttttttttccggtttggttcggtttgtcggtttggtgcagtttatcgatttgccctaTACAGCCCTAGTTCAAATGCATGACTTAATACAAGATATGGGTAAATATATAGTAAAAATACATAAGGATGATCCTGGTGAATATAGCAGATTATGGGATGCTACAGATTTCGAAGAAGTGATGGTTAATAATACAGTAAGTAGGCTAAACAATGCAATAATATTCAATTTATGATTTTCATATACTAAAGTTTATTTAATTCAACTTCCATTCTTTGgattaatttgaaatttgtaCGATATTATGTTAGGGAACCAAGGCAATAAAAGTAACGTGGTTAGAAGAAGGAACCAAAAATTTATGCTTTAGCAAAAAAGccatgaaaaatatgaaaacgCTTAAAATATTATGAATCAATGATTATGGTACACatgatgattccattgagtgCCTGCCCAATAGCTTGCATTGGTTTGATTGTTATAGATATCCTTGGAAATCATTGCCAACAGCTTTTAGTCAAATATATTAACTATTCTTGTGACCATTGACTCACATTTAATTTTATTGACATAAGGTgtgttttttaattaatatgacATGTGGCAACACATAGATAgaagcaataaaaaaatattagaaaaattatCCCCTTAGAAGCTAATTTTtcgtttatttattttttacaatcATGCGTCTAAAAGAATGCATCCACGCTCTTTGCCACATCAATGTATAGGGGCCAAtgatactccctccgtcccatttCATCTGTAGCTTTAGCTTCCCATTAAgggaaataataacaataagataTAATTTACTAAGTTATCCCAATTTATTAGATGTCTTTTGAGAATTGAGTATTACTAGTTTTCGAATACGTGTTGTACGTGTATCCCAcactaaataatataaataccTTAAAagttcaagaatttgaactgttTTTTAGATGTCATATAAACATGTGAAGAAAACAActacatttaattttttagaaTTACTTTTACATACATtaagttttattttataaggtaCAAACATGTTATTGTGTTGTTTctctcatatatataatatagatgTCATTCTTATTGTAGGTTCTCAAATTTGACTTCTCGCTTGGCTGTGTACATAAAACAAAAATAGTTACTTAATCTTTCATGATTAACGgaagaagtttttttttttttttcccactggaaaataaaaataaacatatgTTCAATATGCGaaatcatatacataatcacATGTTTGCCTTATGGTCAATCTCCAAAAGCGTAGTCTCCGTTGATATCTACTGTAAAATGTTACATGGTAAATATCAACGAAGACTAAGTACTGAAAATGGTCAATCGAGCAGCGGAGTAAGTATCacattctttttctattttagtAAGTGCAAGAAAGACATGTAATTAATCATCTCtgaaaataatgtaatttaaGCAAAGAATCACTGCTAGAAAATGTCACAACACAATTCttaacttgaaaaaaaataaggaaattcCTGTGAATTTTAAGCTATAGTGCCTCAACGTTTAAAAGTAGTAGCTTAGACGAACAAAGTAAACACAAATAATTgatcccccccccccaaattaAAATTCTCATTTCTTGTTCAATGTATTGCCAATATCGAGCACGAAACGATACTTCACGTCCGATTTCAGAAGATGTTCC
This Solanum dulcamara chromosome 1, daSolDulc1.2, whole genome shotgun sequence DNA region includes the following protein-coding sequences:
- the LOC129896848 gene encoding TMV resistance protein N-like encodes the protein MASSSSIVSDSQYCPRWKYDVFLSFRGKDTRKKFMGHLYEGLKNMGIFAFQDDKRLEQGDSISEELLKAIEESQVALVVFSRNYATSRWCLNELVKIMECKEEENGQTVIPIFYDVDPSHVRYQRESFAEAFAKHESRYEDDVEGMQKVQAWRTALTAAANLKGYDIHDGIESECIQHIVDQVSSKLCKASVSYLRNVVGIDTHLEKVKSLLEMEISDVRIVGIWGMGGVGKTTIARAIFDTNMNQFDGACFLADIKENKSGMHSLQNILLSELLRKNDNYVNNKEDGKHMIARRLRFKKVLVVLDDIDHNDHLDNLAGDLDWFGKGSRIIATTRDKHLIGKNDVVYEVTTLLDHDAIKLFHQYAFKEEAPGECFEKLSLEVVSHAQGLPLALKVWGSFLHNRGT